The genome window CGAGACGTTCGGAATCAGGTCCGGATAAAACTGTTCCAGACATTTCATCCAGGCGCTGGAGCAGGAAGTAATCATCGGCAGGACACCGCCGCTCTGAAGCCGTTCGAGAAATTCGCTGGCCTCTTCCATGATCGTCAGATCCGCCGCAAACTGGGTGTCAAACACATAATCGAAACCGAGTTTGCGAAGGGATGCAATCAGCTGCCCTTCCATATTCAGACCGGGCTCCAGACCGAATGCTTCTCCGATGGCTGCCCGCACGGACGGAGCAAACTGAACCACCTTCACCAGATTCGGATCGTTAAGTTTTTCAAAAAGCTCCTGCGTATAATTCTTTTCCAGAAACGCCGCCGTCGGGCAGACGTTAATGCACTGACCGCAGGCGGTACAGACGCTTTCGCCCATCGGCATGTTGTAGGCCGGCATGACAACCGTATGAAAACCGCGGTGGGCCTGGGTGAGATTATGGACCTGCTGAATCTCCGAACACATCCGCACGCAGCGCCCGCACAGAATGCACTTTTCGGGGTCCCGAATGACGGCCTCGCTGGACAGGTCTTTTTCATAGCGTTTGCGTTCACCCTCAAAATGCCGGGCCCGGATCCCCATTGACGCCGCCAGACGCTGAAGCTCACAGTTGCCGTCACGTTCACAGGTGTGACAATCCTGCGGATGGTTATCGAGAATCAACTCAATAATATCTCGTCGGGCTGTCCGCAGGGCTTGCGTATTCGTGCGGATTTTCATTCCGTCGCTGACGGGAAAGGCACAGGAGGCCACATAGTTCTTCATTCCTTCCACTTCCACGATGCAAACCCGGCAAGCCCCTTCAATGGACAGCTTCGGATGATAGCACAGACGAGGGATATGAAACCCAAGTTTGTCGGCCGCCTGCATAATTGTTTGGTTCGGCTCAACCTGATAGGGCTTATCGTTAATCGTAATCGTAATCAATCGGCTCATTGGATTCCTCACACTTTGGCAATGGCGTTAAACTTGCATGCATCATAGCATTGTCCGCATTTGATGCAGAGATTCGGATTGATGCTGTGTTTTTCCTTTCGATTTCCGGATACGGCATTGACCGGACAGACCCGTTTGCAGGCACCGCAGCCGACACAATTGTCCTGTACTACAAAAGACAGGAGTGCGGTGCATTCGTGTGCACGGCATTTTTTCTGATGAATATGCTCTTCGTACTCCTCCCGGAAGTTTCGAATGGTGCTGAGCACCGGATTGGGGGCAGACTGGCCAAGTCCGCACAGCGAGGCCTTCTGAATCATCGTGCCCAGCCGCTCCAGTTTTTCGATATCCCCGGGTTTGCCCTGCCCGCGGGTGATTCGGGTCAGGATTTCGAGCATCCGCTTGGTTCCCTCCCGGCACGGGGTGCATTTTCCGCAGGATTCATCCTGAGTGAACTCGACAAAGAACCGGGCCATTCGAACCATGCAGGAATCTTCATCAATCACAATCATCCCGCCGGAGCCCATAATCGAACCGGCCTTTGCAAGGGATTCATAATCAATCTGTGTATCCAGATACTTTTCCGGGAGGCATCCGCCGCTCGGACCGCCCGTCTGAACGGCCTTGAATTTTTTGCCGTTGGGGATGCCGCCGCCGATTCCGAAAATAATATCCCGCAGCGTCGTCCCCATCGGAACTTCCACCAGTCCCGTATTGCGAACCTTGCCGGCCAGCGCAAAGACCTTGGTACCCTTACTGGTTGCCGTGCCGATGCGGCTGAACCAATCGGCCCCGTCAATAATAATCACCGGAATATTCGCCCACGTTTCGACGTTGTTAATTAACGTCGGCTTGCCGAACAAGCCGCTGACAGACGGATACGGCGGGCGCGGACGAGGCATACCGCGGGCCCCTTCTATCGAGTGAATCAGAGCCGTCTCTTCTCCGCAGACAAAGGCGCCGGCTCCCAGGCAAATCCGAATATCGAAGGAAAAGTCCGTTCCGAGAATTCGCTCGCCGAGAAATCCTTCCCGCCGGGCATCTTCAATCGCCTTTTTCAAACGCTGAACAGCCAGCGGATATTCAGCACGGATATAAATAATCCCCTGACGGGACCCGATTGCATAACCGCCGATAATCATCCCTTCCAGCACCGTATGCGGGTCTCCTTCAATCGCGCTGCGGTCCATAAAGGCCCCGGGGTCACCTTCATCGGCGTTGCAAATGACATATTTTTCAGGGTCGGACTGTTTGGCGGTGTATTCCCATTTGAGTCCTGTAGGGAATCCCGCACCGCCGCGTCCGCGCAGGCCGCTTTTCTTGACCTCTTCAATCACCTGCTGCGGCGTCATCTCCGTTAGCACTTTTGCCAGGGCCTCGTACCCCCGCATCGCCAGATAGTCATCAATCTTTTCCGGGTCAATGACGCCGCAGTTGCGCAGCGCAATCCGCATCTGACGGCCGAAAAACTCCGAATCCCCGAAGATCCGGAAAAAGCGATTGTATAAATGGTCCTCCTGAATAATCAGGCGGGAAACCGGCTTGCCGTTGATTAGATGTTCCTGAACAATCTCCGGTGCGTCTTCGGAACGGAGGTTTCCATACAGAATATAACCCGGATTCACAATGAGGATGGGCCCTTTCGTGCACATCCCTAAGCAGCCGCTCAGATGAATTTGGACATTCTGCTGAATCTGATGCCGCCGAAGTTCTTCCTCAAAAAGCTGACGAAACTCTCTCGCATGATTTTTCAGGCATCCGGAGCCGTCGCAAAAAGTCAGTTTATATTGCTTGTCTGCCACAACAGGTCCCTTTCCCTAAATCACCCATTCCTGAATTACTTCTCCCTTTTTCAGATGCCGCTCGATGATTTCGCGGGCTCGTTCAGGGGTTACCAGACCGTATTTGACGGGAATCTTGCCTTCCTCAACCACCTCTACCGTGGGCTCCAGATTGCATCGGCCTGCACATCCCTTCTGGCTCAGATATACATCGGTTAATCCTTTGGCGATCGCATCCTGAAAGACCGCCATCACTTCCTTGGAGCCGGCGGCGATTTCGCAGGTAGCCATCCCGACATAAACGCGCTTGGTGGACAGATACCCTTTGCTGATGATTCGATTGACCGCTTCGGCCCGTTTTTTTCTGATCAAATCCATCGGTGTAACCAAAGTTATTCCCTTTCAATCTGAAAAATAAACGCATTTCCTGCCGCCCGCGGTTCGACTCGAATTTGGCCGCCGTGGGCTTCGATAATCTGTTTGGTTATGTACAATCCAAGACCGGTTCCTTTGACCTTTTTCTTGTCCGGATTATCCAGACGGGAGAATTTTTTGAAAAGCAGCGGCAATTCATTCGGCTGAATCGGCCGACCGTCGTTATAAACCTCCACCTCAACCCGTCCGTCCAAAAGGCGAGCCGAAAGTTCAATTCGTCCCCCTTCTGCACCATATTTGGCGGCATTATTAATTAAATTGTTCGCAACAATCTGAAGGAGGTCCGGATCGGCATTGACCCGCAAAGCGGGGTCAATCCGGTTCACAACGGTCATTTGTTTGTCTTCAATCAATTTGGAGAAAATATGTACGGATATATCCACAATATCTTTCCGAAGGCAAATCGGCTGTTTGTTGATTTCCAGTTTTTCCCGCTCTATTCGGCTTAAGTTCAGGAACTTCTTGACCGTAGCATCGAGATAATCCAGATTTCGGCAGATCGAATCAATGGCTCGCTTCTGCTTAAAATTCAGCATCCCCAGAAGGCCGTCCCGCAGCGAATAGGCGTTAATAACCGCGGAAGCCAGCATTCCTTTTAATTCGTGGGCCACAAAACCGATTAAATCCAGATAACTTTTGTTCAGTTCCGCCAGCTTTTCATTGCTGATTTTCAAAGACAGTTCCCGGTGCCTCAGCT of Anaerohalosphaeraceae bacterium contains these proteins:
- a CDS encoding NADH-dependent [FeFe] hydrogenase, group A6 → MSRLITITINDKPYQVEPNQTIMQAADKLGFHIPRLCYHPKLSIEGACRVCIVEVEGMKNYVASCAFPVSDGMKIRTNTQALRTARRDIIELILDNHPQDCHTCERDGNCELQRLAASMGIRARHFEGERKRYEKDLSSEAVIRDPEKCILCGRCVRMCSEIQQVHNLTQAHRGFHTVVMPAYNMPMGESVCTACGQCINVCPTAAFLEKNYTQELFEKLNDPNLVKVVQFAPSVRAAIGEAFGLEPGLNMEGQLIASLRKLGFDYVFDTQFAADLTIMEEASEFLERLQSGGVLPMITSCSSAWMKCLEQFYPDLIPNVSTCKSPMSMQGAVTKTYFAKKKKIDPRKILSVAVMCCTAKKYEAARPELMFDGMRGVDIVVTTREAAWMIKSAGIDLVNIQPEEPDHPLGISSGAGAIFGATGGVMEAAIRTAYELYTGETLVDIEVEAVRGLKGIKEGSIVMDGKEIRVAVAHGLGNACRLLERVRQDPSRYHFIEIMGCPGGCVGGGGQPYAQINSIPLDDENLRKRAQALYDLDKAKTIRRSHDNPDVQKLYKEFLQSPLSPVSHQYLHTHYKAKTPVGIIPRNERTLSGDSK
- the nuoF gene encoding NADH-quinone oxidoreductase subunit NuoF, which translates into the protein MADKQYKLTFCDGSGCLKNHAREFRQLFEEELRRHQIQQNVQIHLSGCLGMCTKGPILIVNPGYILYGNLRSEDAPEIVQEHLINGKPVSRLIIQEDHLYNRFFRIFGDSEFFGRQMRIALRNCGVIDPEKIDDYLAMRGYEALAKVLTEMTPQQVIEEVKKSGLRGRGGAGFPTGLKWEYTAKQSDPEKYVICNADEGDPGAFMDRSAIEGDPHTVLEGMIIGGYAIGSRQGIIYIRAEYPLAVQRLKKAIEDARREGFLGERILGTDFSFDIRICLGAGAFVCGEETALIHSIEGARGMPRPRPPYPSVSGLFGKPTLINNVETWANIPVIIIDGADWFSRIGTATSKGTKVFALAGKVRNTGLVEVPMGTTLRDIIFGIGGGIPNGKKFKAVQTGGPSGGCLPEKYLDTQIDYESLAKAGSIMGSGGMIVIDEDSCMVRMARFFVEFTQDESCGKCTPCREGTKRMLEILTRITRGQGKPGDIEKLERLGTMIQKASLCGLGQSAPNPVLSTIRNFREEYEEHIHQKKCRAHECTALLSFVVQDNCVGCGACKRVCPVNAVSGNRKEKHSINPNLCIKCGQCYDACKFNAIAKV
- a CDS encoding (2Fe-2S) ferredoxin domain-containing protein, with translation MVTPMDLIRKKRAEAVNRIISKGYLSTKRVYVGMATCEIAAGSKEVMAVFQDAIAKGLTDVYLSQKGCAGRCNLEPTVEVVEEGKIPVKYGLVTPERAREIIERHLKKGEVIQEWVI